One window from the genome of Anser cygnoides isolate HZ-2024a breed goose chromosome 8, Taihu_goose_T2T_genome, whole genome shotgun sequence encodes:
- the DDR2 gene encoding discoidin domain-containing receptor 2 isoform X1, which translates to MPALPTPLLLLLVPLLCVPRAARAQVNPAVCRYPLGMSGGHIPDEDISASSQWSESTAAKYGRLDSEDGDGAWCPEIPVEPDDLKEFLQIDLRALHFITLVGTQGRHAGGHGNEFAPMYKINYSRDGTRWISWRNRHGKQVLDGNTNPYDIVLKDLEPPLIARFVRFIPVTDHSMNVCLRVELYGCVWLDGLVSYNAPAGQQLVLPGGTVIYLNDSVYDGAFGYSMTEGLGQLTDGVSGLDDFTQTHEYHVWPGYDYVGWRNESTAGGYVEITFEFDRIRNFTTMKVHCNNMFAKGVKIFKEVQCYFRSDAGEWEPNAVSSVLVLDDVNPSARFVTVPLLHRMASAIKCQYYFADTWMMFSEITFQSDAAMYNNSVPPPEMPMAPTTYDPTLKVDDSNTRILIGCLVAIIFILVAIIVIILWRQFWQKMLEKASRRMLDDEMTVSLSLPSESSMFNHNRSSSSSEQESNSTYDRIFPLGPDYQEPSRLIRKLPEFTPGEEDTGCSGLVKPSPAGVPEGVPHYAEADIVNLQGVTGGNTYSVPALTMDLLSGKDVAVEEFPRKLLTFKEKLGEGQFGEVHLCEVEGMEKFTDKDFALQGLEASSDRPVLVAVKMLRADANKNARNDFLKEIKIMSRLKDPNIIRLLAVCIADDPLCMITEYMENGDLNQFLSRHEAQSPPDAHAPTVSYRDLRFMATQIASGMKYLSSLNFVHRDLATRNCLVGKRYTIKIADFGMSRNLYSGDYYRIQGRAVLPIRWMSWESILLGKFTTASDVWAFGVTLWETFTLCREQPYSQLSDEQVIENTGEFFRDQGRQTYLPQPALCPDSIYKLMLSCWRRDTKDRPSFQDIHRLLHEPAGDE; encoded by the exons ATGCCAGCCCTCCCCACAcctctgttgctgctgctggtgccgcTGCTCTGTGTCCCGCGGGCTGCGCGAGCCCAGGTCAACCCGG CGGTGTGCCGCTACCCCCTGGGTATGTCGGGCGGGCACATCCCCGATGAGGACATCTCCGCCTCCAGCCAGTGGTCCGAGTCCACGGCCGCCAAGTACGGACG GCTGGACTCGGAGGACGGCGACGGTGCCTGGTGCCCCGAGATCCCGGTGGAGCCCGACGACCTGAAGGAGTTCCTGCAGATCGACCTGCGCGCCCTGCACTTCATCACGCTGGTGGGCACCCAGGGCCGCCACGCCGGGGGCCACGGCAACGAGTTTGCCCCCATGTACAAGATCAACTACAGCCGGGACGGCACCCGCTGGATCTCCTGGAGGAACCGGCACGGGAAGCAG GTCCTGGATGGAAACACCAACCCTTACGACATCGTCCTCAAGGACCTGGAGCCGCCGCTCATCGCGCGCTTCGTCCGCTTCATCCCCGTCACCGACCACTCCATGAACGTCTGCCTGCGCGTGGAGCTCTACGGCTGCGTCTGGCTCG ACGGGCTCGTGTCCTACAACGCgccggctgggcagcagctcgTCCTCCCCGGCGGCACCGTCATCTACCTGAACGACTCGGTGTACGACGGGGCCTTCGGGTACAG CATGACGGAGGGGCTCGGCCAGCTGACGGACGGGGTGTCGGGGCTGGATGACTTCACGCAGACCCACGAGTACCACGTCTGGCCGGGCTACGACTACGTGGGCTGGCGCAACGAGAGCACCGCCGGCGGCTACGTGGAGATCACCTTCGAGTTCGACCGCATCAGGAACTTCACCACCATGAAG GTGCACTGCAACAACATGTTCGCCAAAGGGgtgaagatcttcaaggagGTGCAGTGCTATTTCCGCTCCGACGCTGGCGAGTGGGAGCCCAACGCCGTCTCCTCGGTGCTGGTGCTGGACGACGTGAACCCCAGCGCCCGCTTCGTCACCGTGCCCCTGCTGCACCGCATGGCCAGCGCCATCAAGTGCCAGTACTACTTCGCCGACACCTGGATGATGTTCAGCGAGATCACCTTCCAGTCGG ATGCAGCCATGTACAACAactcggtgccccccccggagATGCCCATGGCCCCCACCACGTATG ACCCCACGCTCAAGGTGGACGACAGCAACACGCGCATCCTGATCGGGTGCCTGGTGGCGATCATCTTCATCCTGGTGGCCATCATCGTCATCATACTGTGGCGGCAGTTCTGGCAGAAGATGCTGGAGAAG GCATCGCGGAGGATGCTGGATGACGAAATGACCGTCAGCCTCTCGCTGCCCAGCGAATCCAGCATGTTCAACCACAACCGCTCCTCCTCGTCCAGCGAGCAGGAGTCCAACTCCACTTACGACCGCATCTTCCCGCTGGGACCGGACTACCAGGAGCCCTCGCGCCTGATCCGCAAGCTGCCCGAGTTCACGCCGGGGGAGGAGGACACGG GCTGCAGCGGCCTCGTGAAGCCGTCCCCGGCCGGTGTCCCCGAGGGCGTCCCCCACTACGCCGAGGCCGACATCGTGAACCTGCAGGGCGTCACGGGAGGCAACACCTACTCGGTGCCAGCCCTCACCATGGACCTGCTCTCCGGCAAGGACGTGGCCGTGGAGGAGTTCCCCAGGAAGCTGCTGACCTTCAAGGAGAAGCTGGGGGAGGGCCAGTTCGGGGAG GTCCATCTCTGTGAAGTGGAGGGCATGGAGAAGTTCACGGACAAGGACTTCGCTCTGCAGGGCCTGGAGGCCAGCTCCGACCGCCCCGTGCTGGTGGCTGTGAAAATGCTGCGGGCGGACGCCAACAAGAACGCCAG GAATGACTTCCTGAAGGAAATCAAGATCATGTCGCGGCTCAAGGACCCCAACATCATCCGGCTGCTGGCGGTGTGCATCGCGGACGACCCGCTGTGCATGATCACGGAGTACATGGAGAACGGGGACCTCAACCAGTTCCTGTCTCGCCACGAGGCGCAGAGCCCCCCGGACGCCCACGCGCCCACCGTCAG CTACCGCGACCTGCGCTTCATGGCCACCCAGATCGCGTCGGGCATGAAGTACCTCTCCTCCCTCAACTTCGTGCACCGGGACCTGGCCACGCGCAACTGCCTGGTGGGGAAGCGGTACACCATCAAGATTGCCGACTTTGGCATGAGCAGGAACCTCTACAGCGGGGACTACTACCGCATCCAGGGCCGGGCCGTGCTCCCCATCCGCTGGATGTCCTGGGAGAGCATCCTGCTG ggcaaGTTCACCACGGCCAGCGACGTGTGGGCCTTCGGCGTGACGCTGTGGGAGACCTTCACGCTGTGCCGGGAGCAGCCCTACTCGCAGCTGTCCGACGAGCAGGTCATCGAGAACACCGGGGAGTTCTTCCGGGACCAGGGCCGACAG accTACCTTCCCCAGCCCGCGCTGTGCCCGGACTCTATCTATAAGCTAATGCTGAGCTGCTGGCGACGGGACACTAAAGACCGTCCCTCCTTCCAGGACATCCACCGCCTGCTCCACGAGCCAGCCGGCGACGAGTga
- the DDR2 gene encoding discoidin domain-containing receptor 2 isoform X2, whose amino-acid sequence MSGGHIPDEDISASSQWSESTAAKYGRLDSEDGDGAWCPEIPVEPDDLKEFLQIDLRALHFITLVGTQGRHAGGHGNEFAPMYKINYSRDGTRWISWRNRHGKQVLDGNTNPYDIVLKDLEPPLIARFVRFIPVTDHSMNVCLRVELYGCVWLDGLVSYNAPAGQQLVLPGGTVIYLNDSVYDGAFGYSMTEGLGQLTDGVSGLDDFTQTHEYHVWPGYDYVGWRNESTAGGYVEITFEFDRIRNFTTMKVHCNNMFAKGVKIFKEVQCYFRSDAGEWEPNAVSSVLVLDDVNPSARFVTVPLLHRMASAIKCQYYFADTWMMFSEITFQSDAAMYNNSVPPPEMPMAPTTYDPTLKVDDSNTRILIGCLVAIIFILVAIIVIILWRQFWQKMLEKASRRMLDDEMTVSLSLPSESSMFNHNRSSSSSEQESNSTYDRIFPLGPDYQEPSRLIRKLPEFTPGEEDTGCSGLVKPSPAGVPEGVPHYAEADIVNLQGVTGGNTYSVPALTMDLLSGKDVAVEEFPRKLLTFKEKLGEGQFGEVHLCEVEGMEKFTDKDFALQGLEASSDRPVLVAVKMLRADANKNARNDFLKEIKIMSRLKDPNIIRLLAVCIADDPLCMITEYMENGDLNQFLSRHEAQSPPDAHAPTVSYRDLRFMATQIASGMKYLSSLNFVHRDLATRNCLVGKRYTIKIADFGMSRNLYSGDYYRIQGRAVLPIRWMSWESILLGKFTTASDVWAFGVTLWETFTLCREQPYSQLSDEQVIENTGEFFRDQGRQTYLPQPALCPDSIYKLMLSCWRRDTKDRPSFQDIHRLLHEPAGDE is encoded by the exons ATGTCGGGCGGGCACATCCCCGATGAGGACATCTCCGCCTCCAGCCAGTGGTCCGAGTCCACGGCCGCCAAGTACGGACG GCTGGACTCGGAGGACGGCGACGGTGCCTGGTGCCCCGAGATCCCGGTGGAGCCCGACGACCTGAAGGAGTTCCTGCAGATCGACCTGCGCGCCCTGCACTTCATCACGCTGGTGGGCACCCAGGGCCGCCACGCCGGGGGCCACGGCAACGAGTTTGCCCCCATGTACAAGATCAACTACAGCCGGGACGGCACCCGCTGGATCTCCTGGAGGAACCGGCACGGGAAGCAG GTCCTGGATGGAAACACCAACCCTTACGACATCGTCCTCAAGGACCTGGAGCCGCCGCTCATCGCGCGCTTCGTCCGCTTCATCCCCGTCACCGACCACTCCATGAACGTCTGCCTGCGCGTGGAGCTCTACGGCTGCGTCTGGCTCG ACGGGCTCGTGTCCTACAACGCgccggctgggcagcagctcgTCCTCCCCGGCGGCACCGTCATCTACCTGAACGACTCGGTGTACGACGGGGCCTTCGGGTACAG CATGACGGAGGGGCTCGGCCAGCTGACGGACGGGGTGTCGGGGCTGGATGACTTCACGCAGACCCACGAGTACCACGTCTGGCCGGGCTACGACTACGTGGGCTGGCGCAACGAGAGCACCGCCGGCGGCTACGTGGAGATCACCTTCGAGTTCGACCGCATCAGGAACTTCACCACCATGAAG GTGCACTGCAACAACATGTTCGCCAAAGGGgtgaagatcttcaaggagGTGCAGTGCTATTTCCGCTCCGACGCTGGCGAGTGGGAGCCCAACGCCGTCTCCTCGGTGCTGGTGCTGGACGACGTGAACCCCAGCGCCCGCTTCGTCACCGTGCCCCTGCTGCACCGCATGGCCAGCGCCATCAAGTGCCAGTACTACTTCGCCGACACCTGGATGATGTTCAGCGAGATCACCTTCCAGTCGG ATGCAGCCATGTACAACAactcggtgccccccccggagATGCCCATGGCCCCCACCACGTATG ACCCCACGCTCAAGGTGGACGACAGCAACACGCGCATCCTGATCGGGTGCCTGGTGGCGATCATCTTCATCCTGGTGGCCATCATCGTCATCATACTGTGGCGGCAGTTCTGGCAGAAGATGCTGGAGAAG GCATCGCGGAGGATGCTGGATGACGAAATGACCGTCAGCCTCTCGCTGCCCAGCGAATCCAGCATGTTCAACCACAACCGCTCCTCCTCGTCCAGCGAGCAGGAGTCCAACTCCACTTACGACCGCATCTTCCCGCTGGGACCGGACTACCAGGAGCCCTCGCGCCTGATCCGCAAGCTGCCCGAGTTCACGCCGGGGGAGGAGGACACGG GCTGCAGCGGCCTCGTGAAGCCGTCCCCGGCCGGTGTCCCCGAGGGCGTCCCCCACTACGCCGAGGCCGACATCGTGAACCTGCAGGGCGTCACGGGAGGCAACACCTACTCGGTGCCAGCCCTCACCATGGACCTGCTCTCCGGCAAGGACGTGGCCGTGGAGGAGTTCCCCAGGAAGCTGCTGACCTTCAAGGAGAAGCTGGGGGAGGGCCAGTTCGGGGAG GTCCATCTCTGTGAAGTGGAGGGCATGGAGAAGTTCACGGACAAGGACTTCGCTCTGCAGGGCCTGGAGGCCAGCTCCGACCGCCCCGTGCTGGTGGCTGTGAAAATGCTGCGGGCGGACGCCAACAAGAACGCCAG GAATGACTTCCTGAAGGAAATCAAGATCATGTCGCGGCTCAAGGACCCCAACATCATCCGGCTGCTGGCGGTGTGCATCGCGGACGACCCGCTGTGCATGATCACGGAGTACATGGAGAACGGGGACCTCAACCAGTTCCTGTCTCGCCACGAGGCGCAGAGCCCCCCGGACGCCCACGCGCCCACCGTCAG CTACCGCGACCTGCGCTTCATGGCCACCCAGATCGCGTCGGGCATGAAGTACCTCTCCTCCCTCAACTTCGTGCACCGGGACCTGGCCACGCGCAACTGCCTGGTGGGGAAGCGGTACACCATCAAGATTGCCGACTTTGGCATGAGCAGGAACCTCTACAGCGGGGACTACTACCGCATCCAGGGCCGGGCCGTGCTCCCCATCCGCTGGATGTCCTGGGAGAGCATCCTGCTG ggcaaGTTCACCACGGCCAGCGACGTGTGGGCCTTCGGCGTGACGCTGTGGGAGACCTTCACGCTGTGCCGGGAGCAGCCCTACTCGCAGCTGTCCGACGAGCAGGTCATCGAGAACACCGGGGAGTTCTTCCGGGACCAGGGCCGACAG accTACCTTCCCCAGCCCGCGCTGTGCCCGGACTCTATCTATAAGCTAATGCTGAGCTGCTGGCGACGGGACACTAAAGACCGTCCCTCCTTCCAGGACATCCACCGCCTGCTCCACGAGCCAGCCGGCGACGAGTga